Proteins from one Mixophyes fleayi isolate aMixFle1 chromosome 9, aMixFle1.hap1, whole genome shotgun sequence genomic window:
- the LOC142101710 gene encoding uncharacterized protein LOC142101710: MYLSHSQRRVSGMAHWDQGVDMDDGPSSDAVGSRDTGHVSTMSRFSDVEYLTLTSLMVEDPGRQATEAFNNKKLCGKGLSSWKYLLVGSLVLMAVFLSVTIMLLSLYLQANARLDTVYEETGMLYQNQSHRAEAVDSLKERNLVLQTNLSSLMDALTSLQEHTLPQLLLTQTERLKEIERQKHLYQVEVRNYIELQEVVTRNNLLIPRDSPILQNCENTDQGTVCPFCSADWHFFGLSCYLLSPQPRSWQESLQWCRKQGGHLAVIDSYEEQEFLRNFIKKTSWIGLSDSDMEGQWQWLDGTPYNATPKFWHEKQPDNAGNEDCAVLVPGSMWKDDKCRRMYSSVCEHRAGELQLPEDTISN, translated from the exons ATGTACCTGAGTCACAGTCAACGGAGAGTATCTGGGATGGCTCATTGGGATCAAGGAGTAGACATGGATGACGGACCTTCGTCGGATGCTGTTGGTAGCAGAGATACCGGTCACGTGTCCACCATGAGTAGGTTCTCAGATGTGGAGTACCTCACACTAACATCGCTGATGGTGGAGGATCCTGGGAGACAAGCCACAGAGGCCTTCAACAACAAGAA GCTCTGTGGTAAGGGTTTGTCAAGCTGGAAGTATCTGCTGGTAGGAAGCCTTGTCCTGATGGCCGTGTTCCTGTCTGTCACCATTATGCTGCTGTCGCTCT ACCTACAGGCCAACGCCCGTCTGGACACTGTCTACGAAGAAACGGGTATGTTGTACCAGAACCAGAGTCACAGGGCAGAGGCCGTAGACAGCCTTAAAGAGCGCAATCTTGTCTTGCAAACTAATTTGTCATCCTTAATGGACGCCCTGACCTCCCTGCAAGAGCATACCCTGCCCCAGCTGCTCCTGACACAGACCGAGCGCTTGAAGGAGATAGAGAGACAAAAGCATTTGTATCAGGTGGAAGTGAGGAACTACATCGAGCTCCAGGAGGTGGTGACAAGAAATAACCTGCTCATCCCGCGGGACAGCCCCATTCTGCAAAACTGCGAGAACACAGACCAAG GCACTGTATGCCCGTTCTGCTCCGCAGACTGGCATTTCTTTGGGTTGTCATGTTATCTGCTTTCACCGCAGCCTCGAAGTTGGCAGGAGAGCTTGCAGTGGTGCAGGAAACAGGGGGGGCACCTGGCCGTTATTGACAGCTACGAGGAGCAG GAGTTTCTTCGGAACTTTATAAAGAAGACATCCTGGATCGGCCTATCAGACAGTGATATGGAAGGACAGTGGCAGTGGTTGGACGGAACCCCTTACAACGCAACTCCGAA ATTTTGGCATGAGAAACAGCCAGATAACGCAGGAAATGAAGACTGTGCGGTGCTGGTACCTGGATCCATGTGGAAGGACGACAAGTGCCGCAGGATGTACAGCAGCGTGTGCGAACACAGAGCCGGTGAGCTCCAGCTTCCGGAGGACACTATCAGTAATTAG